The sequence below is a genomic window from Dyadobacter chenwenxiniae.
GAGCCGAATGTTGTAGACGAAGGCGCTCCGCTTTGATCTTGAAATAGCTTATAATAAAAATGCCCGGTGTATGCCGGGCATTTTTGTTGTATATCAAAATGGTTTTCGATCGTCATCATCCTCGTCAAAATCATAATCGTCTTCACCTGGGCCGGAAAACATGCTGCTGACCAGATCCTGGAATTTCATTCCCTGATCCAAAGACATTTTACCGATAAGCGAAAACTCCGCCATGCCATGCAATGCGAATTCCATCATAAAAAGCTTTTCCTCAGCACTCGAATAAGCACTCAGCATATCTACAAAATCATCGAGTCCGTCAATGGTTTTCAGGCGCGCCATGTATTCGCGATCGGTCATATCGCCCGGCATCTCCATCTCATTGCCTGAACCGAACCATTCAATCACTTTTGCATATGGATTGATCTTGCTCTTTTTGCTCTTTTCGGGATCAGGAAAGAAGTTAAGGAACTGGGTGCGAATTGCCTTACCAATAAGATTTTGCGCTACGATAACAGGCCCTTCTACTTCACCTTCATAAACCAGCTCTACCTTACCGCAAATCGCTGAAACAACACCGTAAAGGTCAGAAATCCGAACGTAGGTGCTAGCTTCACCATTGATCAGCGCACGTCTCTCGGCAGTGCTCAAAAGACTTTCATATGCTGAAATTGTCAAACGAGCAGAAACGCCGCTTTTGCTGTCTACATATTCGCTTTCCCTAGCTTCAAATGCAATCTGCTCGATCAATGTTTTGGCAAGCTCATTGACTTTAATCATTCCAACCTGCTCGGTTTTAACTATCGCTTCCTGCTCTGTGATTTTCTTACCCGTTTCAATTGTTTTCGGATAATGCGTCACGATCTGGCTTTCAATGCGGTCTTTCAGTGGTGTTACAATGCTTCCGCGGTTGGTATAATCTTCCGGGTTAGCCGTGAAAACAAACTGAATGTCAAGCGGTAATCGCAATTTGAACCCACGGATCTGAATGTCGCCCTCCTGCAAAATATTGAAAAGCGCAACCTGGATCCTGGCCTGCAAGTCGGGCAGCTCGTTGATGACGAAAATACCGCGATGCGAGCGGGGGATAAGACCAAAATGGATCACCCGTTCATCCGAGTAAGGCAGTTTCAATGTTGCGGCCTTGATCGGATCTACGTCACCAATAAGGTCAGCCACGGAAACATCAGGCGTTGCTAATTTCTCGGTATAGCGCTCATCGCGATGCAACCAGGCTATTTCTGTGGCGTCGCCATATTCTTCCACAACGTCTTTTGCAAAACGGGACAACGGTTCCAATGGATCGTCATGCAATTCCGAATCCTTCACATAAGGAATGTATTCGTCCAGCAGACTGGTCATCATTCGTGCTATCCGTGTTTTGGCCTGTCCGCGCAAACCCAGGAAGTTGATGTTGTGCATGGAAAGGATCGCGCGCTCCACATCTGGAATAACGGTTTCCTCATATCCCCAGATGCCGGGGAAGATATTTTCTTTGTTTTTAATCTTAACGATCAGGTTATCACGTAGTTCCTGTTTAATGGAACGGGATTGGTAACCTGCTTTTTTCAGTCCACCAAGCGTTTGGATTTCCAATAGCTCTGAACCACTAAGAAGTGAATAACTCATGTATTTTAGGCTGATTAACGCGCATACGCTACTGAACGCATTTCACGGATTACTGTAATTTTTATCTGTCCGGGATACTGCATTTCTTTTTCTATTTTTTGAGAAATATCAAAAGAAAGCATCCCTGCCTTTTCATCCGAAACATTATCTGCGTCAATGATCACGCGCAACTCGCGACCGGCCTGGATCGCGTAACATTTTTCAACACCTTCAAATGATAGGGCCATGTTTTCAAGATCACGAAGCCTTTGAATATAAGACTCCATCATTTCCCTGCGAGCTCCCGGACGAGATCCTGAAATCGCATCACACACCTGAATGATCGGGGATAGAATGCTTGTCATTTCGATCTCATCGTGGTGGGCGCCGATTGCGTTGCACACCTCAGGATTTTCCTTGTATTTCTTGGCAAGCTCCATACCCAATATCGCGTGCGGAAGATCGGATTCTTCCGGCCAGACTTTCCCGATATCGTGCAAAAGACCGGCTCTTTTCGCCAGTTTCGTGTTTAAGCCAAGTTCTGAGGCCATCGTAGCGCAAAGCTTAGCTACTTCACGTGAATGTTGCAGCAGGTTTTGTCCATAAGAAGATCGGAAACGCATGCGGCCGATCATCTTTACAAGCTCGGGGTGAAGCCCGTGTATACCCATGTCGATTACGGTTCTTTCCCCGATCTCAACTATCTCATCGTCAATGTTCTTGCGTGTTTTGGCAACGACTTCCTCAATTCGGGCAGGGTGAATCCTTCCGTCCTGAACCAGCCGGTGCAACGAAAGTCTTGCAATTTCCCTTCTTACCGGATCAAAACCGGAGATAACGATTGCTTCCGGGGTGTCATCCACAATGATCTCAACGCCCGTCGCAGCCTCCAAAGCACGAATGTTCCGCCCTTCGCGGCCAATGATTTTTCCTTTGATATCGTCATTTTCAATGTTGAAAACAGACACGCAGTTTTCGATCGCGTGTTCAGCTGCGGTGCGCTGAATGGTTTCGATAACGATCTTTTTGGCTTCTTTGGTGGCCGTAAGGCGGGCTTCTTCCATCGCACTTTTTACATACGATCCGGCCCTTGTATCCGCTTCTGCTTTTAATGCGTCGATTAATTGCTCCCGTGCCTGATCGGCCGTAAGATTAGCGATTTTTTCGAGTTGCGCAACTTGCTGATGCAATGATTTTTCTGCCTCCTCCCGGCGTTTTGTGGCCGTTTCGAGCTGCTGGTTTAAATTGGTTTTAAGCGTTTCCAGCTCATTTTCACGGCGCTTATTTGACTCAATGGTCTGGTTTAAGCTTTGCTCGCGCTGTTTTAATTTCTGTTCGTTGGTTTGAAGAATCACGCGTTTCTTATTGGCATCCTCTTCAAATTCGCTTTTTAGTCTGAGATACTTTTCTTTCGCTTCAAGAATACGGTCTTTCTTTATGTTTTCAGCAGCGCTTTCAGCATTACGGAGAATTTCGGCAGCTCGTTCCTGCGCCTCTTTTTCTTTCTGGTCGAATGACTTCTGAAAGATGTACTTGCCTGCGAAAATCCCCACACCAATGGCGATTATATCGGACAGGAGAAAGATGAAAACTAATGAATTTGACATTTCAGTAATGGTTATATATAGTTGGTTTTACCGACTAAACCGCGTGAAAATGCCGAAGGTGGAAGTATTGAAAGAAGATAAAGAGGAATCCGTATAAAATAAAGGTTTTGTGGTGTTGAGCGTTTAGCTTTCTATTGCGCTGGTAATGGTTTCATCAAGCTTTTCTACCCTGTTTTTAAAAGCCATCACCAAGTTATCCATTTGCTCCTGGTTCCGTTGTAATGCTACAAGGCATTCAATAGAAGTAAGTGCAATTGCTTCAATGTCACCGTATACTTTTCCTTTTAATTTATGCTGCTGCACGCGTTGCATGAACACCTCATACCCATCCCTGTAGAATTTCTCCTGATCCGCCGGAACGCTCAGTTTGAAACCCCTGTCCAGCAGTTTTATAAAGACAGAAACGTCCGGATTGGGTATGCTATTTTTTTTCATAAGGTATCTTCAAGCAATTCAATGCACTTATCGATCTCTTGTATATATCTTTCAACTGAGTCTTTCAGTTCGGCTATTCCGCTTGTTGGTGTCAGTTTACTAGTGACAATTTTAGCGAAACTTTTAGACTTATTAAAGTCTTTTTCCAAACTAGTGTATTTTTTCTTTATTTCTTTTGCTTCTTCCTTGAGTTTGGTATTCGAGGCACGCAGCTCTGCATTTTCGCGTTGCAGCTCTGATATTGACCAGTTTAGTTTCTCCTTAATGTTGATCAGGAACTCGAGTTTTTTCTCAAGGTCGGACAACTTGTGTTCAATGATGCGCTCGATGCTCCTTTCCATTTTTTTGGCCTTATAATGCTGTCAAACCAAAACTCCTTTTATCATTTCCTGATCACGGCCTCAAACTCGCGTTCATAAGCTGAGATCAAGCGCTGCATGGTTTTGTCAATCACTTTATCCGTCAATGTTTGCTGATCGTCCTGCAAAATGAAGCTCACCGAATAGGATTTTTTCCCTTCCAGGTTCGCGCCTTCATACACGTCAAACACATTCACAGCGCGCAGAAGCTGCCTTTCGGTCTTATAGGCGATCTGGCGCAGCTCTTCGAAGGTGATTTTTTTGTTAACCACAACCGAAAGATCCCTGCGCACTTCGGGAAACTTGGCTACTTCTTTATACTGGACAAATGCGTCGTATTGTTTGAGCATATAATCCCAATCAAAATCCGCGTAAAAAACAGGCGCTTTAATGTCGAGCTTTTTAGCAATGACCGCATTGAGCTGACCAAATGTTACAACCGGCTTGCGGTTTAATGTAAGGGTTGTTCCAAATTTAAAAATCGCCGCATCGGCCTCGGTTCTTTCGACGTCTTTGATCTTAACCGAAGACAAAACCTGCATGACAAAACCAGCCAGATCATGAAAAACCACTTCACGCGACTTCTCAAACCAGCTTTCCTGTCCAATGTTGCCCGTCAGGAAAACAGCCAGCCTTTCTTTTTCGACATATTTTTCGCCGATCTCGTTATAGGTTTTGCCAAATTCAAAAAGCTTCAAATCCTTCTGACGGCGGTTGCTGTTGTAAGCAATCACTTCCAGACCCGAGAAAATCAGCGTTTGGCGCATTACGGACAGATCTTCGCTCAGATAATTCAGGATTTTTACCGGGTTACCCTGAATGTTTTCGGCTAATGAAGCATGATAATCAGGCTTTGTCAGCGAATTGTTGATCATTTCGTTGAAACCGTTTGCAACAAGCAATTCAGCAACGCGCAGTTTCAGTTTTTCCGGATCATTAACCGGGAAATCAGACAAATAATCCGAGCTAAGCGCATCAGAAAGTTCAACTTGCCCGAAACCGTAAATGCGCAGGATTTCTTCGATCACATCCGCTTCCCGCTGCACATCCACACGGTAAGGTGGCACAATGGCTGTAAAGCCGGTTTCATTTTCCTCCGCAACCTGAATGTCAAGGCCAGCCAAAATGTTTTTGATCAAATCCTTTTCCAACGACTTGCCGATAAGACGGTCAATGTTGCGGTAAGTCATTTTTACCTGAAAATCAGCAGCCGGTTCGGGATAAATGTCGGTAATATTGGAAGAAACAGTCCCGCCCGCGATCTCCTGAATAAGCAAGGCTGCCCTTTTCAGCGCATACAATGGCATATTCGGATCTGTGCCGCGTTCAAACCGGAAAGAAGAATCCGTTTTTAATGCAAAGCGCTGAGCCGTTTTACGAACCCAGATCGGCGAGAAATAAGCTGATTCAAGGAAAATAGAAGTGGTTTCATTGGTAACACCGGAAGTGAGTCCACCAAAGACCCCGGCAATGCACATAGGCTCCGGATTTCCATTCGTTCCCGCATTGCAGATCATCAGATCAGAATCCGAAAGTTTTCTTTCCACGCCATCCAGCGTCACAAATGTTGTCCCGGCAGGCACAGTGGTCACAATTACTTTGTTGCCTATGACCTTATTTGCATCGAAAGCATGCATGGGCTGGCCCAGCTCGTGGCATACATAATTGGTAATGTCCACAATGTTGTTAATCGAGCGGATTCCGATCGTTGCCAATCGTTGTTTAAGCCACTCGGGTGACTCAGCAACTTTCAACCCGGAAATGGTCAGGCCGGTATATCTGGGTGCAGCCTCTGCGTTTCTTACTTCGGCTTCAAATGGCAAGCTTTCACTATTTACAGCAAAAGCTTCCACAGACGGAAGATTGATCTCACGGTTAAAATAGGCTTTCAGATCACGCGCCACGCCATAATGCGATGCCGCGTCGGCGCGGTTGGGCGTGAGGCCGATTTCTATTAAGTAATCAGAGGAAATGCCGAAGTATTCGCTGGCTGGTGTGCCATTGGGAAGATCAGTATCCAGCACTAAAATCCCATCGTGGGACGAACCAACGCCCAGTTCATCTTCTGCGCAGATCATTCCTTCCGAAAGTGCGCCCCTGATTTTTGATTTTTTCAAAACCAATGGCTGATCGCTTCCTGTCGGATATAATGTTGCTCCCACGGTGGCTACAACCACTTTTTGACCCGCAGCCACATTGGTAGCGCCACAAACAATGGACAGCGGATTCTCACCACCCACATCAACTGTTGTCAGGCTTAAACGATCTGCTTCCGGATGTTTTTCGCGGGTAAGCACCTCGCCGATTACCACGCCTTGCAGACCTCCTTTTATGGATTCAATCTCTTCAATGCTTTCAACTTCCAATCCCGTTGCAGTCAGTATTTTGCCGATTTCTTCCGGAGATTCTGTTATTTCTATTAATTCTTTAAGCCACTTATAGGAGATCTTCATGCGAATGCTTTCAAAAATATGTTTCAACCGGCAATGAAGCCGGATTACAAAATTAAGGATTTAAGTCGAACAGCGCCGTCCGACTTGAAATAGTAAGGGGTTTTTTAACAAAATAAAAAAAGCGAAGGCCGTTTAATTATGAACAGCCGATTCCAGCTGCTCACCGGCTAGTATGGGCACGGAAAGCGTATTTTCGGCAGGCGGAACCGGGCAAGCGTAGCTTTCCTGATACACGCAGTAAGGATTATAGGCCTTATTGAAATCCAGAATAATCACATTGTTTTTAATCTCAGACACAGGATAATCCAGATAACGGCCGCCGCCATAGGTTTGCTTTCCGCTGGTGGCATCTTTGAAAAGAACAGAGATAACACTCTCATTTTTAAGTAATAGCAATTTCTCCTCCTGATCGCCGATCTTGAAATTGGCATAACCATACTTCTCATATTTTTCCGAAGTCCCGTCGGTGTATTTGACTACAACTTCCTTATCATCCTTCATATAAGGCGAAATATTGGCCTTAATGCGGTAAGTCAGATCGGGCTGGAAATAATGCAGGCCGTGGAAGCTTTCCTTATCGGCGATAGGAGAGTCCTCAGTAGTGCGAAACTGCTCGTCTTTGGCTGCGCGCTCGTTAAGGATTGTGGTTTTGTATTGCTCCGGGTTGCTTGCGATCTGATCTTCGCTGGCGCCGTTAAGGGCTGCTCCCGAGAAATTTTCAATGATAAAATAGGCCAGAATCGCTATAACCATTGCGATTGTGCTGTACCGGATCACTTTATTTTTAAACATATGGCTGCATAAATTAGGAACGGATCACAAACTTACACCCGAAAGCGTGCTTTGAAAAAGTATAAGATGTTTATTTACTTTTTTATGATAATTTTGAATCTTCGCACCGGGCCAGGTTGCGACTTTGGATGAATTATCCCTAAATTGACCTGGCAAATTATTAAACACAATACCTGATCCATCATATGTCATACACCAAGCGAGTACTCATTGCCGAAGACAGCTCAGTTATTCAAAATCTGGCAAGGAAGATTCTGGAATTTCAACATTACGAGATCACTTCTGTAAAAAACGGAGAGCAGGTTTTGCAGCTCCTTGAAAAAGAGGATTTCGATATTATTTTGCTGGATATCAATATGCCTGTGATGGATGGAATGGAGTGCGCAAGAAGCATCCGCAAATTGCCTAACGAGAAAAAGGCCAAAACCCCGATCGTTGCCATTACCGGAAATGCCAAAAACTATTCGGAAGAAGACTTCAAGCAAGCAGGATTTGATGATGCGCTGATGAAACCTTTGAATTTCGACCGTCTGGTTGAAGTGGTCGCGCAT
It includes:
- a CDS encoding DUF1684 domain-containing protein codes for the protein MFKNKVIRYSTIAMVIAILAYFIIENFSGAALNGASEDQIASNPEQYKTTILNERAAKDEQFRTTEDSPIADKESFHGLHYFQPDLTYRIKANISPYMKDDKEVVVKYTDGTSEKYEKYGYANFKIGDQEEKLLLLKNESVISVLFKDATSGKQTYGGGRYLDYPVSEIKNNVIILDFNKAYNPYCVYQESYACPVPPAENTLSVPILAGEQLESAVHN
- the zapA gene encoding cell division protein ZapA, producing MKKNSIPNPDVSVFIKLLDRGFKLSVPADQEKFYRDGYEVFMQRVQQHKLKGKVYGDIEAIALTSIECLVALQRNQEQMDNLVMAFKNRVEKLDETITSAIES
- a CDS encoding sigma 54-interacting transcriptional regulator — translated: MSYSLLSGSELLEIQTLGGLKKAGYQSRSIKQELRDNLIVKIKNKENIFPGIWGYEETVIPDVERAILSMHNINFLGLRGQAKTRIARMMTSLLDEYIPYVKDSELHDDPLEPLSRFAKDVVEEYGDATEIAWLHRDERYTEKLATPDVSVADLIGDVDPIKAATLKLPYSDERVIHFGLIPRSHRGIFVINELPDLQARIQVALFNILQEGDIQIRGFKLRLPLDIQFVFTANPEDYTNRGSIVTPLKDRIESQIVTHYPKTIETGKKITEQEAIVKTEQVGMIKVNELAKTLIEQIAFEARESEYVDSKSGVSARLTISAYESLLSTAERRALINGEASTYVRISDLYGVVSAICGKVELVYEGEVEGPVIVAQNLIGKAIRTQFLNFFPDPEKSKKSKINPYAKVIEWFGSGNEMEMPGDMTDREYMARLKTIDGLDDFVDMLSAYSSAEEKLFMMEFALHGMAEFSLIGKMSLDQGMKFQDLVSSMFSGPGEDDYDFDEDDDDRKPF
- a CDS encoding response regulator gives rise to the protein MSYTKRVLIAEDSSVIQNLARKILEFQHYEITSVKNGEQVLQLLEKEDFDIILLDINMPVMDGMECARSIRKLPNEKKAKTPIVAITGNAKNYSEEDFKQAGFDDALMKPLNFDRLVEVVAHLTE
- the pheT gene encoding phenylalanine--tRNA ligase subunit beta; translated protein: MKISYKWLKELIEITESPEEIGKILTATGLEVESIEEIESIKGGLQGVVIGEVLTREKHPEADRLSLTTVDVGGENPLSIVCGATNVAAGQKVVVATVGATLYPTGSDQPLVLKKSKIRGALSEGMICAEDELGVGSSHDGILVLDTDLPNGTPASEYFGISSDYLIEIGLTPNRADAASHYGVARDLKAYFNREINLPSVEAFAVNSESLPFEAEVRNAEAAPRYTGLTISGLKVAESPEWLKQRLATIGIRSINNIVDITNYVCHELGQPMHAFDANKVIGNKVIVTTVPAGTTFVTLDGVERKLSDSDLMICNAGTNGNPEPMCIAGVFGGLTSGVTNETTSIFLESAYFSPIWVRKTAQRFALKTDSSFRFERGTDPNMPLYALKRAALLIQEIAGGTVSSNITDIYPEPAADFQVKMTYRNIDRLIGKSLEKDLIKNILAGLDIQVAEENETGFTAIVPPYRVDVQREADVIEEILRIYGFGQVELSDALSSDYLSDFPVNDPEKLKLRVAELLVANGFNEMINNSLTKPDYHASLAENIQGNPVKILNYLSEDLSVMRQTLIFSGLEVIAYNSNRRQKDLKLFEFGKTYNEIGEKYVEKERLAVFLTGNIGQESWFEKSREVVFHDLAGFVMQVLSSVKIKDVERTEADAAIFKFGTTLTLNRKPVVTFGQLNAVIAKKLDIKAPVFYADFDWDYMLKQYDAFVQYKEVAKFPEVRRDLSVVVNKKITFEELRQIAYKTERQLLRAVNVFDVYEGANLEGKKSYSVSFILQDDQQTLTDKVIDKTMQRLISAYEREFEAVIRK
- the rny gene encoding ribonuclease Y, with protein sequence MSNSLVFIFLLSDIIAIGVGIFAGKYIFQKSFDQKEKEAQERAAEILRNAESAAENIKKDRILEAKEKYLRLKSEFEEDANKKRVILQTNEQKLKQREQSLNQTIESNKRRENELETLKTNLNQQLETATKRREEAEKSLHQQVAQLEKIANLTADQAREQLIDALKAEADTRAGSYVKSAMEEARLTATKEAKKIVIETIQRTAAEHAIENCVSVFNIENDDIKGKIIGREGRNIRALEAATGVEIIVDDTPEAIVISGFDPVRREIARLSLHRLVQDGRIHPARIEEVVAKTRKNIDDEIVEIGERTVIDMGIHGLHPELVKMIGRMRFRSSYGQNLLQHSREVAKLCATMASELGLNTKLAKRAGLLHDIGKVWPEESDLPHAILGMELAKKYKENPEVCNAIGAHHDEIEMTSILSPIIQVCDAISGSRPGARREMMESYIQRLRDLENMALSFEGVEKCYAIQAGRELRVIIDADNVSDEKAGMLSFDISQKIEKEMQYPGQIKITVIREMRSVAYAR